The Leptospira stimsonii genome includes the window AATCGTAAAAGGCGTCAATCTCACGATTCGACCCGGAGAAGTTCACGCGATCATGGGTCCGAACGGATCCGGAAAGAGCACGCTCTCCAACGTCATCATGGGCCATCCGAAATACCAGGTTCTCTCGGGCGACATCCTCTTCGAAGGAAAATCGATTCTCGGACTTCCGACCGACGAACGTGCGCGCCTCGGAATCTTCCTCTGTTTTCAATATCCTACGAGCATCCCCGGAGTCACCATCGGAAACTTTTTAAAGACGATCGTGAAGTCCGTTCGAGGAAAAGATCTTCCGGTAAAGGAATTCAGAAAAGAACTCAAACAGGGAATGGCCGATCTCGATATTCCCGAGTCGTTTATCTCTCGTTATGTGAACGACGGATTCTCCGGAGGAGAAAAGAAGAGAAACGAAATTCTCCAGATGAGTCTCCTCAAACCGAAACTTTCCGTTCTCGACGAGACCGATTCCGGACTCGATATCGACGCGCTTCGAATCGTAAGCGAAGGAATCAACAGAAACAAAACGGCGGAGCGTTCGATTCTTCTTATCACACACTATCAAAGAATGCTAAACTACATCACGCCCGACTTTGTTCACGTCTTTGCAAAAGGAAGAATTTTGAAAACCGGAACAAGAGAACTCGCTCTGGAACTGGAAGAGAAAGGATATGACTGGATCCTTGCAGAATCTGGAGACTAAAAATCAAGTGTCCTTAGAAACACAGTTTACCACTTTTCTCTCGAAGAGCAAGGAGCCGCAGGCTCTTCAAGATTTTCGGAAAAAAGTTTTTTCCAAATTCTCCACACTTTCAATTCCGAGAAGCGAAAACGAATCTTGGCGAAAAGTTCCTCTTTCCAATTTTCATCCGGAAGAATTTTTGGATTCTCCAGGCGAGGAAGCAATTTCCATCCGCGCACCGAAAGAAGTAAAAGTTTTCAGATCGGAAACTCTTTCCGGAAAAGAACTCGAATA containing:
- the sufC gene encoding Fe-S cluster assembly ATPase SufC, which gives rise to MTEILKIQDLRAGIHTGDSGEIKEIVKGVNLTIRPGEVHAIMGPNGSGKSTLSNVIMGHPKYQVLSGDILFEGKSILGLPTDERARLGIFLCFQYPTSIPGVTIGNFLKTIVKSVRGKDLPVKEFRKELKQGMADLDIPESFISRYVNDGFSGGEKKRNEILQMSLLKPKLSVLDETDSGLDIDALRIVSEGINRNKTAERSILLITHYQRMLNYITPDFVHVFAKGRILKTGTRELALELEEKGYDWILAESGD